A single genomic interval of Streptomyces graminofaciens harbors:
- the dapA gene encoding 4-hydroxy-tetrahydrodipicolinate synthase, whose amino-acid sequence MAPTSTPQTPFGRVLTAMVTPFTADGALDLDGAQRLATHLVDAGNDGLIINGTTGESPTTSDAEKSDLVRAVLEAVGDRAHVVAGVGTNDTHHSIELARTAQQLGAHGLLVVTPYYNKPPQEGLYRHFTAVADATDLPVMLYDIPGRSGVPIATETIVRLAEHPRIVANKDAKGDLGRASWAIARSGLAWYSGDDMLNLPLLSVGAVGFVSVVGHVVTPELRALVEAYVSGDVQKATEIHQKLLPVFTGMFRTQGVMTTKAALALQGLPAGPLRAPMVELSPEETAQLKIDLAAGGVQL is encoded by the coding sequence ATGGCTCCGACCTCGACTCCGCAGACCCCCTTCGGGCGGGTCCTCACCGCCATGGTCACGCCCTTCACGGCGGACGGCGCACTCGACCTCGACGGCGCGCAGCGGCTCGCCACCCATCTGGTGGACGCAGGCAACGACGGCCTGATCATCAACGGCACCACGGGCGAGTCCCCCACCACCAGTGACGCGGAGAAATCGGACCTGGTACGAGCCGTACTCGAAGCCGTCGGCGACCGTGCCCACGTCGTCGCCGGCGTCGGCACGAACGACACCCACCACAGCATCGAGCTGGCCCGCACGGCCCAGCAGCTCGGCGCCCACGGCCTCCTCGTCGTCACGCCGTACTACAACAAGCCCCCGCAGGAGGGCCTGTACCGCCACTTCACGGCCGTCGCGGACGCCACCGACCTGCCGGTGATGCTCTACGACATTCCGGGCCGCAGCGGCGTCCCGATCGCCACGGAGACGATCGTCCGCCTCGCCGAGCACCCGCGCATCGTGGCCAACAAGGACGCCAAGGGCGACCTCGGCCGCGCCAGCTGGGCCATCGCGCGCTCGGGCCTCGCCTGGTACTCCGGCGACGACATGCTGAACCTCCCGCTGCTCTCCGTCGGCGCGGTCGGTTTCGTCTCGGTCGTCGGCCATGTCGTCACCCCCGAGCTGCGCGCCCTCGTCGAGGCGTACGTCTCCGGTGACGTCCAGAAGGCCACCGAGATCCACCAGAAGCTGCTCCCCGTCTTCACCGGTATGTTCCGCACCCAGGGCGTGATGACCACCAAGGCGGCGCTCGCCCTCCAGGGTCTGCCCGCCGGACCCCTGCGCGCCCCCATGGTCGAGCTTTCGCCCGAGGAGACAGCCCAGCTCAAGATCGATCTTGCTGCCGGCGGGGTACAGCTCTAA